DNA from Nematostella vectensis chromosome 5, jaNemVect1.1, whole genome shotgun sequence:
aggaacgttcagcctgagatttcacaaaattttaagaacatgctaagaacatgccgaggctaagatagcagtaaaatatcgatttttttagtgtgatgtgttctaaaatgcagattCAAATTGTCTTGACAATGACAACCTTGAATATTATTTGCATTTGTTTATTTCCGGAGGCGGATATAGGATTTagaaagggggggagggtgtgtgtgtgtgtggggggggggggggggggggggaagtgtGTGACCTTTTTGACAGTCGGTCgcgatttttttaaagaatatatatttcatgttacagttttttttttttacaaaatctCGGGAATACTTTTATTTTCTCTGTTTGTGAAAATCGCGTCACTTATCAAAGTTTTGAATTACAGAGAACCAAAAGCATATAGCAGCTGCTACGGATTTTAATGGAGGTACTTAGAAAAGAGAGATAACGCCATCCGCCATGGTTGCGCTGCCATAAAACAGCTACAGAACATTGCGTATCCTATCGTACAACCCAAcaaattttgcaaaaatcttCCAGGCAGCATCCTTGATATTTGGCACCCGGTGCTGACTTTGCTATTCCCACATAACCTCCTTTCTTATTCGAGCTCATTGATGAGCTCATTTGCCTATGCCCGCGGCAGTAGGTCAAGTCAACCTCATTTTTAGCCAGGGATTCTGCTTGTATCGCTGTTGCTAAGGCTTTGCCAGTGGGGCATGTTGATGAGTTCCTTGCAGCTTCAGTTTGCTTGTCCACTCTACTATGCGGAGCATGAATTTGCCAGTTGCGCTGTCTAGCGTGTGGTAATATATACGAGTGGATATAGGAAGTTGGAAAAGTCTGACACTCGAATAATACATTTTAAAGAATGCTAGATAgatatatagaaaaaaataaggggCATCTTGATCCGTTACAGCCGAATTAGATGTATAGCGCCGATGCCCGTCTCAAGTAGACAATAGAGAAATCGCCACATCTTGAGGGCATTAAATTCAACCAACTTCTATAAAATCAAGCTTTTGCTATCGCTTAGGGGTCTCACAATGATTTTAGGGCTTAGGGTTAGAAATTGCTtctaccacacccaatttgctgtcatatcttttagggttaaaaaatgttattgAAAAGTGTTATCCCTTaggggcttttcggcttttctgttccgccagtcagaCTATTCGGGTTCATAATTTATGCCCTGTTTCGCCTAGTGCAGtggcctggctttctgtcgcgaaaatcgtctggttttcgtccagtgAATAGCATCGCGATACATCGAATTCGGCTGTAATAATTAGCaacatttgtttttcaaaaatgcattttttttcgccCAGACAGGGCTCCCGAATCTTGAAGAGTCCTATTATTTGTCATGAGAAACCGATTTTCTTTACACTACaatacaccttttgcttttcattaacgagaaatacgcattcattttagccaaaattacaaacatttacgccGATGTTCTGTCATTTAAGCGATAGTAAAATCATATGaactaaaagaaaatacattaacgaactttgcataattgagtgcacacaattgcattttcttaaCACTCATTCACACTATTCGACAACCAGGAAtgaaaaatctattttcattTGCGCGTTGATGCATAACAATAGCACgaataaaatatcaataatacgAGAACTTGCAATCAATACAGTGAACgaaatattcattaacatttttattacagcaaGTGCAAACAATAGTATTTTGTGAAAGTCATTTGCGTGCTTCTTATAAACGTAAGTGCTTCTTATAAACGTAAGCGCCTTCGTACAAACAATAAGCCCTTTATGACAAACAATGtcctaaaataattattcaattacTTCTCGTTTATTTGTGCCCTTATAATGCACATACATTCGAAATAAATGATACTAGCATtacaaaaattaatattcGATCATTTCGCCGTTTTAACCCGGGCCCAAATacataaacaaaaatgttGCCGCCCTACAGTCCGTTTCTTAACCCTGTAGAGCAGGCAATAAGTTGTTTGAAAGCAGCGATAAAGGGATATATTTCACGGCCTCAAATACAGGCAGATATGAACAACAGAGATGAAGCAAGGAACAGAGGAGTACCATTAGGTATTTATCGCACAAATTTGTTGCTGGAAGCGCTTCAACGaaacatcaacaccatcacactGCCAAAATGTGCCGAATGGTATAGGTTCATGCAAACCTATCTACCACGCTGCCTCAAAGGCGAAATGATCGAAGGGTGATTTTTTAGTACTAGTATCATTTATTTTGCATGCATGTGCATTATAAGGGCACAAATAAACGATAAgtaattgaataattattttaggatATTGTTTGTCATTAAGGGCTTATTGTTTGTACGGAGGCGCTAACGTTTGTAAGAAGCACGCAAATGACTTTCACAAAATACTATTGTTTGCACttgctgtaataaaaatgttaatgaatatttcGTTCACTGTATTGATTGCAAGTTCTcgtattattgatattttattcGTGCTATTGTTATGCATCAGCGCGCAaatgaaaatagatttttcaTTCCTGGTTGTCGAATAGTGTGAATGAGTGttaagaaaatgcaattgtgtgcactcaattatgcaaagttcgttaatgtattttcttttagttCATATGATTTTATTATCGCTTAAATGACAGAACATCGACGTAAATGTTCTGTAAGCGATGGAGTCGTCACAAGGACCGTGTGCTTTAGGTATTCTTCCTGCTGCGACTACAGTCAAAATGTCAATGTGAGGAATTGCGGTGGATTCTATATCTACGAGATTTATGGAACACCAACATGCTATTTGCGCTATTGTGGGAACGGAGGAGGTGAGCgagttttgtttttgcaacTCCGCACCGTTATTTAAAATTACCACCTCCTGAGCCTCCCCTCACTAGGCTTAGATCGATGATTCTACTGTTGCTGTAATAATATTATTGATGGTAGTCTAGTTAACTGGGAATATGAGAATTTTGTCTTTTCTGTGCCTGCTAGTTAACTGTTTATAAGAGGAGCCTTCGCGGTTCCGACAGTTTAGTTGAGTTTCTCGCCTCtacttcgttttttttctccagTGATATCAATCAAGCAAAGCTGACTGAGGCACGTTCCTGTTCTATGCCATCAAATCGAACACTTTTTTTGAAGTCTCAATtcgggggaagggggaggggagttgCACAGTCGTTGTCCTTCATGTgttaaattttaaaatctcGGAATTATTCAATAGGGAAAgactgatgttttttttagggggggggggggtatacgCGCGCCCCCTGACCCCAGACCTAGTTTCACATCGCCTCGCCTCCTCCTTTTTTCATCATCCGAGCtgcaattttaattaaaagtgGGATTAACTTCCCACATAAGCTCATTAATTCTGTTgtaattcattttatttcatttaattTGATTCGATTTAATTTATTGTCACCAGAGTGCAATGCGTACACGCCACTCCGCAATCTCGACCGCTCAGTGAATAGTCACTACAACAGTAACCCTAATGGCGATAGTTATTACTGTGACAATGGTCTCAGCAGGCAATGGTACCGTATAACCGGGGAGGCCGGGTACGCTATCCCTACGTCTTGCCCACGAGTGGATTATTGCGGTACGAATTACCCCGGCTGGCTACAGGGATCGCATCCCTCTGTTAGTGACGGCATTGTTTCCAGGACCGTGTGCTTCACAGCAGGACCTAGTAGCTGCTGTAATTGGAACGAAAACATTCGCATTTTAAACTGTGGAGATTTTTATGTGTATGAGTTGAATTACCCGGCCGGCAGCAGTTGTAATCTACGCTTTTGTGGAAATGGAGCAGGTGGGTTATGGGGCATAACACATCATAAGATAATAGATAATTCAGCCTCAACATTACACAACACTGTAATATATACATAATAAGCTCCTAGCGTGTAGCATACCTTAAAGGCGTCagagttttatttatttatttttggcgATAAAACCCCGAGTTTGCTATCTTGGAAAATACGGACGCGTAGAAGAGGGACGAGCTATCGCTGTACAATAGAAAGcaacacagcacagcacagattcagttttttttttatcattatttccTTATACAAATACAACACGACATGACAgcacacaccatagcaggaCGCGATACATGGCACCACGACACAATGTATTAACCCataacacaacaacacaagacAAGCAGAGGCGGATGTAGCTTTTCGCTGAAAGGGGGCCCCCTAAGTGACAAAGGGGGATCTTtttggctttctggcagcccaaagagGGACTTAAGCCCCCttaaccctccccctagatccgctactcaCAAGAACAGCAGAGCGcaacattgaaaaaaaaaacctccatACAACACAATAGAACAAGGCACAATACGATATGACGCAATTaaacacagcacagcacaacaatTTCGGTTTCCGTTTTATTCAACATTATTCTCTCATTGCCTTACACAACACAAGTAAAAGCACAACTGAAACACTGTAAAGCACAACACGCAAACGCAAAAGACGAAAAACCGGACATTACAATACTACCCAACTTAacataagataaataaaacgTTTATGTCACTGTCTTATTTATGTTCTATTCAAATACAGCAAGCAACTGCCCTTGTAGAAATAATGGGACTTGTCTGATTGACGAGTCGGGCGGCCACTGCACGTGTCCTGTGGGTTACACAGGAGCGAGGTGTGAGACAGGTGGGTTATACTAGCGGCGGAATGCGTTAAACTGTTACGAAGATAGTTCTAGTTATTTGTAGTCCCTAGCGGAAATATAGAGTTAGAATTGTAGTCACATCTTCAAAGATGTTTTTGTTAGGAAACTCCCCTACGTCAGCTCATCATATTAATCAATATTTGGCAATATAAGGCTCAGCTCAGAGGAATTCCCGCGGTACTCCAAAACGTTTCTTCCCGGCTGTTCAAAGATTCCAATATAAACACATCCTTAGTAAACAGGACATAATTCCGTGTAAAACGTGAGAACCACCCCGAGCCGAGCCTTGCTCACTCATCGCTTCACTCTGTTCACACTTGACTTCACTTCATCACTTCAATCAATACCCTTCTTCTCAAGTAAAGCAGTGCCATCAAAGATCCTAGTACTTGGTACCTCTCGTAACAAAACTATGCCATGAGCGAACCCATCAAGATTTGATACGTTCGTTAAGAATCTAGGGGCGAAAAATAGAGTTATTAGAAGCTCTCGGCCTGGAGTGGAATAAATACAGAATGTTAATGAAAAATTTTCACAAAGACACCGAAAATAAGCTGACATAAGAagaatacagtaaacaccCGTGTATAAGAACCTGGAATTTTCAAGATCAAGCGGAAGAGGttccttttgaaaaaaaacaaaaacaaagctgaTTAGGTTCTGCGTAAATGTGCCAAATTGTCTGTATAAGTTCTTATCTCTAGGTTCGTATACGCCGGTGTTTATTTTAAACGGAAAATATAAACCGCAGTACTTCAAACGAATGATATTGATGTTTGACAGAATGCTTATTGAATCTAATCAAAATTAAGTCGACTATGCCAATCTTTCGTTTTTGAGAGTTGACTACCATTTCAGCAACATGCAGCTACACCAACCCTTGCAAGAATGGAGGCACATGCTCGATAGTTAATGCGGACTACACATGTGCATGCCGCGTTGGGACGACTGGGAGGAACTGCGAATCAGGTATTTCGCAACCTATTCGCCATTCTTAGGTTGCGCGGGGGATTGGGTCGAGCTGATAAGCAAACAGGATGCTAGGAAAAAGTTAGGGGACACATTCCAAAGTGGAGTCGTAAATACTGTACATGTTGATGTGATATTGAATGAAAAATAGAAAACGGTAGCTTTTGGTATCAATTCTGTTCCCGGGTATCTTGGTTTTGATTCACAACATCAAAATTGGCATCGTTCGACGCCATGTTGAACTACGTCCCCTAAAATCGTTCCAGCTTTCTGTTCGCTTCTCAACTCGACCAAATGCCCAACGCAACGTAAAAATGGCGAATGTAAACAGTGGTACCGACAAGGGGGTAGCTAAAAATAAGAAGGTAATAAATCTTAGCATCATAACTCAGCCTAAAAAAAGACTATTATC
Protein-coding regions in this window:
- the LOC5496719 gene encoding uromodulin translates to MTEHRRKCSVSDGVVTRTVCFRYSSCCDYSQNVNVRNCGGFYIYEIYGTPTCYLRYCGNGGECNAYTPLRNLDRSVNSHYNSNPNGDSYYCDNGLSRQWYRITGEAGYAIPTSCPRVDYCGTNYPGWLQGSHPSVSDGIVSRTVCFTAGPSSCCNWNENIRILNCGDFYVYELNYPAGSSCNLRFCGNGAASNCPCRNNGTCLIDESGGHCTCPVGYTGARCETGGLY